GAAAATCCACAGAATTTTTACGTTCCCACACCCTTTAATTGCTTGATAAAAAGCCGCATGACCAAACGTCCTCCTTTCAATCGATTGGTCAAAACTGGTACAGTTACACAACAACTACAATGGCAAAACAGTCAAGAACAAAACAACAACAAGGAAAGTCCAGGTTATTGGCTACCATCTGTATCTGGTAAGTTTGATAAAGGAAGTTGGGTTGCAATTCAAGATTGGAAATTCATTCAATTTGGTTTACCTAGTCCACCAGTGAAAATTGCGGTTGAGTTTTCTCCTTGGGAATATACTCCTCACTTACACCCCCGACTCAAAGAAGATGAACGCAGAGTTGATGAAGATTTAGAACGTGGTAGTTTGTTTTTAGAAAATGCCGTGCAATTAAATCCTGATGCTTGTTTAGTGTACCTTTCCAATACCGAACTCAAAAATGATTGGTATCGCTTTGGAGGGGAGGGACACATGGTCGATGTTAAATGCGTTGACTTGTCTCCGACTGTCCAAGATTTACTCAACCAACCTGTGGGAAAGAGTTTTGCATTAATTACACCTGGAGTTTGGGGTTCCAATCGCTTATCTAAACGAGAACCTGTTTTTTTGGAAAAAGGTAATAAGCAAAAATACGAACAAGAAAACCCAGAAAGCAACGAGACAAAAGTTTGGTCACTAGAAGGTTTAATTACAGAACGTCCTATACCCTTTCGTTACCGTTTGGGAAATCGTGAGAATCAACAGCTGCAAGAAGAACAGCACTCTCAAGCACCTAAACTCTTGTCTCGCGGACGTTATGCGGTTCCTGCGGGTACTGTTTATGTTGTCGAAGATTCGATAAATCAATCTTGGCAACAATGG
The sequence above is a segment of the Mastigocladopsis repens PCC 10914 genome. Coding sequences within it:
- a CDS encoding type III-B CRISPR module-associated Cmr3 family protein — its product is MSAVETVEKNSTPSNNSSRPPFKYLIVIEPLGFLYGSAGKFLSPENLVGRSGSSFPPSAAALSGLFAAYYKGDEKHLKNLQLAGSFWAWSENPQNFYVPTPFNCLIKSRMTKRPPFNRLVKTGTVTQQLQWQNSQEQNNNKESPGYWLPSVSGKFDKGSWVAIQDWKFIQFGLPSPPVKIAVEFSPWEYTPHLHPRLKEDERRVDEDLERGSLFLENAVQLNPDACLVYLSNTELKNDWYRFGGEGHMVDVKCVDLSPTVQDLLNQPVGKSFALITPGVWGSNRLSKREPVFLEKGNKQKYEQENPESNETKVWSLEGLITERPIPFRYRLGNRENQQLQEEQHSQAPKLLSRGRYAVPAGTVYVVEDSINQSWQQWDDKWFPKEGPSLKRWGCGLALPLPNAIALWAAPFGSIAQSGL